The Verrucomicrobiia bacterium genome segment CCACGACAAAAGGCGCCGTGGCAACCGAGACTCCGGGCGCGCGCGCAAGGATCTCCCCTGTGTGCAGGCGGACGGCGATCAAGGAGCTGTCGGTGACCTGGGCGTAAATCACCCCGTCGCGGATGATCATCATGTGCGAGTCGCCGGCACCTACGGGAGTGCTCCACAGGATCTGGAAATCCGGCGTGGAGCCGTCGGAAACGGGATCTGCCTCGAGGGCGAAGCCCAGCATCAGCGCCAAGAATAGCCGGTGGGTGGCGGTTGGGGACCGAAACACCCCGCGAGCCTATCTTCACAAAGCGGATGCCGCCAAGGAGAACGCTTGCAAACCTGTGCAGTCCAATGGCGCGCCGGCCTACGGCGCACGCGTCCGCACGCGATAGAAGGTCGGGCCGCTCCCGGACTCGGGACGGAGATCCACGAGACGATCCCGTGCGGGGAAGCCGGGGATGATGCCCGGGGCGTCCACCGGGGTCCACGGTCCGTTCCACAGGTCCGGGGTCTGTTCCAGCTGCAGCGCCCGGTTCGCCGGCTGAAGCACCCGCAGGGCCAGGAATCCGTTTTCGACGAACGATTCCATCCGCAGTTCCGGGTCCGGATCCGCAGGGAGGCCCGTGGCGACGATCCAGGATTCCAGCAGGGCGACTCCGGCGGCATCCGCAATGCTGGAGGCCAGCGGGGGCATGCGCTCCGGCCCCCGTGTCGCCAGGCGGCGCCACAAAACGGAGTGGGTGACGTCGCCCGGAACGATGACCCGGTTGGCAGGGTTCCCCCAATCGTCGAGCAGTCCTCCATTCAGCACGCCCGTGGTCGTCGTGCCGGTCTGCGCGCGCAGGTCGAACTGTCCGCGCCCGGGACCCCCCGGTTGATGGCAGAAGGCGCAATTGGCGGCGAGATACGAACGGGCCCGCCACTCGAGGCTGGCTTCGTCATCGGCGATTCCCGCATGCCGGGGCAGGGGATGCAATGCCGCGGGGGCATTGGTGAGGTACCCCGCTGCCGCGAGGGCGGCGATCTGGTGGGTGCGGACGCCGTCCCAGTCCACCTCCCTGTTCAACTGCGCGGTGTTGAAGCTGAGGGCAAAGCCTGCGCCGCGGACGTGGCACACGAGGCATTCGGAACGGCTGGGATAGCGCCATGTCTGGGGGACCGGAACGCCGTTGATGGTGCGCACGATCGTCTCATCAAGGCCTTCGGCGGGCACCAGCACGGCATTGGTTTCCGAGGTCCACCGGTAGGTGATCCCGTACACGCCATTGGTCTGGCGGACGAGAAACCGCGTCTCGATGCGGCGGGAGGACGCCGCCACTCCCGGCGTCAGCTCCAGATCGAAGTGTTTGACCCAGACGGTACCCGCCGGGGCGCTCCATCCCTCATGCGCCTCGAATCCCAGCATCTGGTCGGCATCGGGGATCGAGACCCAGCGGCGCTTGTGGGCATCATCGGACCAGAAGGGATGGTTGACCTCGTACGGGATCACACCGGGCGCGGGTGTCAGGGACGCGAGATCCGAAAACGCCCCGGTGTCCGCAAGGGTTTCCGGCAGGGGCGGTCCTGAAAAGGCCGGCGAGGGCTCCAGCCGCCAAAGCCGGGATTGGGCGAGTTCGGAGATCCACACCTCCCCGTCCACGGGGTCCGTCGCAAAGTCAGTGGCGGAGGGGAGGTAGAGGGACAGGCCCCGCATTTCGCCCGCACCTTCCGCGTTCAACCGGATGGCACCGACCCATCCGAACTGATGATCGGCGATCAGATAGGAGCCCCAAAGCTCGGGCATCCGGGTTCCCCGGTAGACCACGCCGCCGATCACGCAGCGTCCTCCGCCCTGCTGGTAGGTGAACACGGGCGGCATGTACCCGTACTCAGGATTTGAGGGGAAATCGGGGGGCACCGAGTTCCGGAGGATGCCCGGTGCGGTGCCCTCGAAGGCCGGCCACCCGTGGTTGGCTCCTGGACGGGTGACAAAGACCGACTCTGCGGTGAAGAATCCCACATCGGCCACCCAGAGCTCCCCGGTGAACGAATCAAAGGAGATCCGGAAGGGCTCGCGGAGACCGACGGACCAGAATTCCGTGCGCACTGACTCTGGCGACACCGGGCCACCCAGGAACCGGGTGGCGCCCACGAACGGGTTGTCGGCCGGCACCTGATAGCCACCCACCACCGACGGATGCGGATTTGGCGGCAGGGAGCCGGGCCGGGCGTCCACGTCCAACCGAAGCACGGCCGAAAAGAAATCGCCGTCAATCTGCTGGGAATTCACCTTGGGGCTGAAGCCATCGCCGATGGAGGCATACAGATGGCCCTCGGGCCCGAACTCGAGGTCGCCGCCGGCGTGGTCGAGCCATTGATACACCTGGCGGATCAGGACGGTTTCCGCGCCGACCGGCTGGAGGGACGCCGGGTCGAGGGTCACCTCCGAGATCTGGATGTATTTCCTGCCGTCTCCGGCGCCTGGGATGGAGGCGGTGCGGAACAGGAAGAGGCGCCCATTGACGTCGAATCGCGGGTGCAGGGCGATGGACAGCAGGCCTTCATTGGGCCCGATCACCGTGGAGCCGGTGACGTCGAGGATCACCGTGCGGGTCGGGGCCAGCCGATTGGTCACTGCAACGACGCGGCCGGCGAGTTCCGAGACCACCACGGCGTTGGTGTTTCCCCGTGGGAATTCGATCGCCGAGGGTCGTTCAAATTGCAGCCCGAGCGGGTCCACCAACCGGTAGCCAAACCGTCCCGGCGTCTCGGGCAGTTGAAGCGTGTCATTGGGCACCCGCTGCCACGGATTGGCCACCGCCACTGCCGCGGCCAGGGTCGCCACCCCCGCAAGCCCCTGGATCAACCTTCGGAACATTTCCCGGAGACCTAGCAACGACGGCCGTACGGTGGCAAGCAACACGCGGTCCAAGGAACACGCGGATTGAAGGGCCCGCAAGGAAGCGCGGGCACCGTTGGCCTCCTTGCCGGCTCGATGACGAAGGAAAACGTCATCGGCAAACTCGTGGCGCTCGCGTAGGCTGCCGTCACGGCCTGAGGCCACGCCGCCCGCCGGTTTTCTCCGTTGCGGGCAGGGCATGGCCGAGACGGCGCGATCCATCGAACCGCCCACCCCATGAGCACCATCAATGCCTACGCTGCCAGCGGGCCAAACGCGCCCTTCACGCCCTTCGAATACGACGCCGGACCGCTGTTGCCGGACCAGGTCGAAGTCCGGGTTGCGTCCTGCGGCATCTGCCACTCCGACCTCTCAATGCGCAACAATGAGTGGGGACTCACGGCGTATCCGTTCATCGGTGGCCACGAGATTGTCGGTACCATTACCGCCGTCGGGGACCACGTCCGAAAAGTGCAGGCCGGACAGACGGTCGGGGTGGGGTGGACTGCCGAGAGTTGCATGTCATGCCCCCAATGCCTTGGCGGGGATCACAATCTGTGCCCGACCAGTACCGGCACGATTGTCCAGCGCCACGGCGGCTTTGCGACCCATGTGCGCGTGCATTGGGCGTGGGCGGTGCCGCTCCCTGAAGGACTCGACGCCTCCCGGGCCGGACCGCTCCTCTGCGGCGGCATCACCGTTTTCAACCCGCTGGTGCAACTCGGAATCCTGCCGACCCACCGCGTCGGCGTCATCGGCATCGGCGGGCTGGGCCACATGGCGCTGAAATTTCTTCGGGCGTGGGGTTGCGAGGTCGTGGCCTTCACGTCCACCGATTCGAAGCGCGAGGAGGCGCTGCGGCTCGGCGCTCATCGGGTGGTGAATACGCGCAGTGCCGACGACGTGGCCCGGCTCGCCGGTTCGTTGAATGCGATCCTTTCCACGGTGAACGTTTCGCTCGACTGGAATGCGCTTGTCGGTGCGCTCGCACCGAAGGGAAAACTGCACACCGTGGGTGCGGTGCTCGATCCGATCGTCGTCGCGGCGTTCCCGTTGATCATGGGCCAGCGCTCCCTTTCCGGGTCGCCGACCGGCAGCCCGACGGTCATCGATTCGATGCTCGACTTCGCCGCACGTCACGGCATTGCGCCGACCACGGAGCACTTTCCGATGTCGAAGATCAACGACGCCTTCGCGCACCTCGAATCCGGCAAGGCCCGCTACCGGATCGTTCTCGAAAACGACCTGAATTGAGCGGTTGTCGGCAGGTCGTTCGCGGCATGATCTGCCTACGGCGCGGACACGG includes the following:
- a CDS encoding PQQ-dependent sugar dehydrogenase, which produces MFRRLIQGLAGVATLAAAVAVANPWQRVPNDTLQLPETPGRFGYRLVDPLGLQFERPSAIEFPRGNTNAVVVSELAGRVVAVTNRLAPTRTVILDVTGSTVIGPNEGLLSIALHPRFDVNGRLFLFRTASIPGAGDGRKYIQISEVTLDPASLQPVGAETVLIRQVYQWLDHAGGDLEFGPEGHLYASIGDGFSPKVNSQQIDGDFFSAVLRLDVDARPGSLPPNPHPSVVGGYQVPADNPFVGATRFLGGPVSPESVRTEFWSVGLREPFRISFDSFTGELWVADVGFFTAESVFVTRPGANHGWPAFEGTAPGILRNSVPPDFPSNPEYGYMPPVFTYQQGGGRCVIGGVVYRGTRMPELWGSYLIADHQFGWVGAIRLNAEGAGEMRGLSLYLPSATDFATDPVDGEVWISELAQSRLWRLEPSPAFSGPPLPETLADTGAFSDLASLTPAPGVIPYEVNHPFWSDDAHKRRWVSIPDADQMLGFEAHEGWSAPAGTVWVKHFDLELTPGVAASSRRIETRFLVRQTNGVYGITYRWTSETNAVLVPAEGLDETIVRTINGVPVPQTWRYPSRSECLVCHVRGAGFALSFNTAQLNREVDWDGVRTHQIAALAAAGYLTNAPAALHPLPRHAGIADDEASLEWRARSYLAANCAFCHQPGGPGRGQFDLRAQTGTTTTGVLNGGLLDDWGNPANRVIVPGDVTHSVLWRRLATRGPERMPPLASSIADAAGVALLESWIVATGLPADPDPELRMESFVENGFLALRVLQPANRALQLEQTPDLWNGPWTPVDAPGIIPGFPARDRLVDLRPESGSGPTFYRVRTRAP
- a CDS encoding NAD(P)-dependent alcohol dehydrogenase → MSTINAYAASGPNAPFTPFEYDAGPLLPDQVEVRVASCGICHSDLSMRNNEWGLTAYPFIGGHEIVGTITAVGDHVRKVQAGQTVGVGWTAESCMSCPQCLGGDHNLCPTSTGTIVQRHGGFATHVRVHWAWAVPLPEGLDASRAGPLLCGGITVFNPLVQLGILPTHRVGVIGIGGLGHMALKFLRAWGCEVVAFTSTDSKREEALRLGAHRVVNTRSADDVARLAGSLNAILSTVNVSLDWNALVGALAPKGKLHTVGAVLDPIVVAAFPLIMGQRSLSGSPTGSPTVIDSMLDFAARHGIAPTTEHFPMSKINDAFAHLESGKARYRIVLENDLN